A genomic segment from Desulfonatronum lacustre DSM 10312 encodes:
- a CDS encoding CHASE2 domain-containing protein, with amino-acid sequence MAFPAAKVLRQAAITGLAAAFLALLPWSLGFWEQWEAKTWDMRVAWLAAPGSATEDIALILLDQQSLDWGHEQGGLGWPWPREVYTAVVDFCRRGGAASLTFDVLFLEPSAYGVEDDAVLAESLASFGPTTLALFLSRAATGGLPAWPEGLPEPGWAVVGLDEWSGAAPHLQPTRISPPRPELAAAARTLGNVQVQPDLDGVFRRMRPLDIFDGRAVPSLGLAAFLAATDTASGTATDIASDTAPDAVIDATLGSDHSPPAAKLDRRGLTLSDRFVLLDADGAAILRFRGPSGTHAAFSAAAVIQSELRLLEGLPGVVAPDELRDKHVFFGFSAPGLFDLRPTPVSGVYPGVEIQATFLDNLLSGDFLRDLPGPVTVGLVLGLCLLAGLALAVWRSPLAGALAYLALLAVPAVLAWIAYLNGWWAPLVVTEVGVGMAGVLGLLFNYATEGRQRRFIKNAFQQYLSPQVIEQLIADPSKLKLGGERKVLSIFFSDLQGFTTISENLDPEALTALLNDYLTAMTEIIHEEGGTVDKFEGDAIIAFWNAPLDVPDHAWRAVRAALRCQARLAELRPGFRERTGHDLYMRIGINTGAAVVGNMGSHSRFDYSMLGDAVNLAARLEGVNKQFGTFSMISEATRLAALEQSGDATPMRELGRVAVVGRAEPVTVYEPLDEDFVRANASMLERFDAGLRAFYRADFIEAARIFADLAEVDPAAAGYLEICRDHPPVAAEDWDGVRRMRTK; translated from the coding sequence ATGGCCTTCCCAGCCGCCAAGGTTCTCCGTCAGGCCGCGATCACCGGCCTGGCCGCCGCGTTTCTGGCGCTTCTGCCCTGGAGCCTGGGGTTTTGGGAGCAATGGGAGGCCAAGACCTGGGACATGCGCGTGGCCTGGCTGGCCGCTCCGGGGTCGGCCACGGAGGACATCGCCCTGATCCTCCTGGATCAGCAGAGCCTGGATTGGGGGCACGAGCAAGGCGGTCTGGGCTGGCCCTGGCCCCGGGAGGTCTACACGGCGGTGGTGGATTTTTGCCGCCGGGGCGGGGCGGCCTCACTGACCTTCGACGTACTCTTCCTGGAGCCCTCGGCCTACGGGGTTGAGGACGACGCCGTGCTGGCCGAATCTCTGGCCTCCTTCGGCCCCACGACCCTGGCCCTGTTTCTGAGCCGTGCCGCCACCGGCGGCCTGCCCGCCTGGCCCGAAGGACTGCCCGAACCCGGCTGGGCCGTGGTCGGCCTGGATGAGTGGTCCGGCGCGGCCCCCCATCTTCAACCCACCCGGATCAGCCCGCCGCGCCCCGAACTGGCCGCGGCGGCGCGCACCCTGGGCAACGTGCAGGTTCAGCCGGACCTGGACGGCGTGTTCCGTCGGATGCGGCCCCTGGATATCTTCGACGGCCGGGCCGTCCCTTCCCTGGGCCTGGCCGCGTTCCTCGCCGCCACTGACACAGCTTCTGGCACAGCCACTGACATAGCTTCTGACACAGCTCCTGACGCCGTCATTGATGCCACTTTGGGTTCGGACCACTCACCCCCTGCCGCGAAGCTGGACCGTCGCGGTCTGACCCTGTCCGACCGATTCGTGCTCCTGGACGCCGACGGCGCGGCCATTTTGCGCTTTCGCGGACCTTCGGGCACCCATGCTGCCTTCAGCGCGGCGGCCGTGATCCAGTCCGAGCTGCGACTGCTGGAGGGCCTGCCCGGCGTGGTCGCTCCGGACGAACTGCGGGACAAGCACGTGTTTTTCGGCTTTTCCGCGCCCGGGCTGTTCGACCTGCGACCCACGCCGGTCAGCGGGGTCTATCCCGGGGTGGAGATCCAGGCCACGTTTCTGGACAATCTGTTGTCCGGGGATTTTTTGCGCGACCTGCCCGGCCCGGTCACGGTGGGCCTGGTCCTCGGCCTCTGCCTGCTCGCCGGTCTGGCCCTGGCCGTCTGGCGCTCGCCGCTGGCCGGAGCGCTGGCATACCTGGCGCTGCTCGCCGTGCCCGCGGTCCTGGCCTGGATTGCGTACCTGAACGGCTGGTGGGCGCCATTGGTGGTGACCGAGGTCGGCGTGGGCATGGCCGGGGTTTTGGGCCTGCTTTTCAATTACGCCACCGAAGGCCGACAGCGGCGGTTTATCAAGAACGCCTTTCAACAGTATCTCAGCCCTCAGGTCATCGAACAACTCATCGCCGATCCGAGCAAGCTCAAGCTGGGCGGAGAGCGCAAGGTGCTGAGCATTTTCTTTTCCGACCTGCAAGGCTTCACCACAATTTCCGAAAACCTGGACCCCGAGGCCCTGACCGCCCTGCTCAACGACTACCTCACGGCCATGACCGAGATCATCCATGAGGAGGGCGGCACGGTGGACAAGTTCGAGGGCGACGCGATCATCGCCTTCTGGAACGCGCCTCTTGACGTGCCGGACCATGCCTGGCGCGCGGTCCGGGCCGCCTTGCGCTGTCAGGCCCGGCTGGCCGAACTGCGGCCGGGGTTTCGGGAGCGCACCGGCCATGATCTGTACATGCGCATCGGCATCAACACCGGCGCCGCCGTGGTGGGCAACATGGGTTCCCATTCCCGCTTCGACTACTCCATGCTCGGCGACGCCGTGAACCTGGCCGCCCGCCTGGAGGGCGTGAACAAGCAGTTCGGCACCTTCTCCATGATTTCAGAGGCCACCCGCCTGGCGGCTTTGGAACAGTCCGGCGACGCGACGCCCATGCGCGAACTGGGCCGGGTGGCCGTGGTCGGTCGGGCGGAACCAGTGACCGTGTACGAGCCCCTGGATGAAGACTTCGTCCGTGCCAACGCCTCGATGCTGGAGCGCTTCGATGCCGGTCTGCGGGCTTTTTACAGGGCCGACTTCATCGAGGCCGCGCGAATCTTCGCCGACCTGGCCGAGGTCGATCCCGCCGCGGCCGGATACCTGGAAATCTGCCGCGACCATCCTCCGGTCGCGGCTGAGGATTGGGACGGGGTGCGCCGAATGCGGACGAAATGA
- a CDS encoding polysaccharide deacetylase family protein, translating to MLAVLMYHDVVPGGGKYANDPDLLRAHLEYVRANHPVVLPGEPLQPGKLNVCLTFDDAHVGFFHFAYPLLRELGLRAVVGVSTDVIREETTAPIHDRLRVSSQAGRKGNTACFCTWRELREMQDSGTALAACHSAGHQDLTGPGVDLDREIRSAGQIIADHLGRFPNTYVYPSGLVNRRIDRLTARHYPYRMRIGAALNHGWRNPGGGPLYRLQGDGLHDERGPLGALWKPRLRYYWNIWRGR from the coding sequence GTGCTCGCCGTCCTGATGTACCATGACGTGGTCCCCGGCGGCGGCAAGTACGCCAACGACCCGGACCTGCTCCGCGCTCATCTCGAATACGTGCGGGCCAACCACCCCGTTGTCCTTCCGGGGGAGCCGCTCCAGCCGGGCAAGCTGAACGTCTGCCTGACCTTTGACGACGCCCACGTCGGCTTCTTTCATTTCGCCTATCCGCTGTTGCGGGAGTTGGGGCTGAGGGCGGTGGTCGGCGTGTCCACGGACGTGATCCGGGAGGAAACCACCGCCCCGATACACGACCGCCTGCGCGTCTCTTCCCAAGCCGGACGCAAAGGGAACACGGCCTGTTTCTGCACGTGGAGGGAGCTGCGGGAAATGCAGGACAGCGGAACGGCCCTGGCAGCTTGCCACTCCGCCGGGCACCAGGATCTGACCGGCCCGGGCGTGGACCTGGACCGGGAAATCCGTAGCGCCGGACAAATTATCGCCGACCATCTGGGCCGATTCCCGAACACCTATGTCTACCCCTCGGGCCTGGTGAACCGCCGGATCGACCGCCTCACGGCCCGCCACTACCCCTACCGGATGCGCATCGGCGCGGCCCTGAACCACGGCTGGCGCAACCCCGGCGGCGGCCCGCTCTACCGGCTCCAGGGCGACGGACTGCACGACGAGCGCGGCCCCCTGGGGGCGCTCTGGAAACCGAGACTTCGGTATTACTGGAATATCTGGCGCGGGAGATGA
- a CDS encoding SPL family radical SAM protein yields MQHTNSSASLPTHLRDLKGVLVDRSVLDAPMTRRVLGRLAHLPVEVRDHDEGAAGSLRIGRHGRGAGHDADEAEAGQGVVYLKHYKGRFLRSCPGTRHYHCCGYRIVHIGENCPLSCSYCILQAYFQDRVLKVWANQADLFAELESAFRERTGRRWRLGTGEFTDSLTLEPLTGYSRDLVGFLGAYPQACLELKSKVVDLSWMDRVARPDRVLPAWSMNAPEIQADQEGGSASLEDRLRAARTCAQAGFRVCLHFDPVIPFPGWERGYARTVEMIADHLRPEDVAYISLGSLRFMPELKQRIEQNHPQARYIYAEFITGLDGKQRLLRPLRVRQLRHVAEALRRAGFQGLYLCMESDEVWNAVFGTAPKELGGLGRYLMQRAFGE; encoded by the coding sequence ATGCAGCACACCAACTCTTCCGCTTCCCTGCCGACACACCTTCGCGACCTGAAGGGCGTTCTTGTGGATCGTTCCGTTTTGGATGCGCCCATGACCAGGCGGGTGTTGGGGCGGCTGGCTCATCTGCCCGTGGAGGTCCGCGACCATGATGAAGGGGCGGCAGGTTCGCTTCGGATCGGGCGGCACGGGAGAGGCGCCGGGCACGACGCGGACGAAGCCGAGGCCGGACAGGGTGTGGTGTACCTGAAGCACTACAAAGGCCGATTCCTGCGCTCCTGCCCGGGCACGCGGCACTACCATTGCTGCGGCTACCGGATCGTGCACATTGGCGAGAACTGCCCCTTGTCCTGCTCCTATTGCATTCTTCAGGCCTACTTTCAGGACCGGGTGCTGAAGGTCTGGGCCAATCAGGCGGATTTGTTCGCCGAGCTGGAGTCGGCCTTTAGGGAGCGAACCGGGCGGCGTTGGCGACTGGGTACCGGGGAATTCACCGACTCTCTGACCCTGGAACCGCTGACCGGCTACAGCCGCGATCTGGTCGGGTTCCTGGGCGCATATCCGCAAGCCTGTCTGGAGCTGAAATCCAAGGTCGTGGATCTGAGCTGGATGGACCGGGTGGCCAGGCCGGACCGGGTCCTTCCGGCCTGGTCCATGAACGCGCCGGAGATTCAGGCCGACCAGGAGGGCGGCAGCGCGTCCCTGGAGGATCGCCTGCGCGCCGCCCGGACCTGCGCCCAGGCAGGCTTCCGCGTTTGCCTGCACTTCGACCCGGTGATCCCCTTTCCTGGTTGGGAGCGCGGCTACGCGCGAACCGTAGAGATGATCGCGGACCATCTCCGACCCGAAGACGTGGCCTACATCAGCCTGGGATCGCTGCGCTTCATGCCGGAACTCAAGCAGCGCATCGAGCAAAACCACCCCCAGGCCCGCTACATCTACGCCGAATTCATAACCGGTCTGGACGGCAAGCAACGCCTGCTCCGCCCCCTGCGGGTCCGCCAACTGCGCCATGTGGCCGAGGCGCTGCGCCGCGCCGGATTCCAGGGCCTGTATCTATGCATGGAGTCCGACGAGGTCTGGAACGCGGTGTTTGGAACCGCGCCGAAGGAACTGGGCGGGCTGGGTCGGTATTTGATGCAACGGGCGTTCGGAGAGTGA
- the gpmI gene encoding 2,3-bisphosphoglycerate-independent phosphoglycerate mutase gives MIKTPLAPLPGVQHCSGPVVLVIMDGVGLGPRDASDGVFVSYTPVLDALLGEPLMVRLKAHGTAVGLPSDEDMGNSEVGHNALGAGQIFPQGARLVNEAIVSGRVFEGEAWRRVIRAGLDGGTVHFIGMVSDGNVHSHIDQLHALLDGCVRAGVRRVRVHALLDGRDVDQKSALRYIEPLEARLAGLSTEGRDYRIASGGGRMVTTMDRYNANWQVVEKGWQAHVLGRGRAFGSASEAISAYYKEDPKMTDQYMDSFVIVDSDGPVGTIEDGDAVVFFNFRGDRAIEISRAFEEADFAEFDRVRRPNVFYAGMMQYDGDALIPKNFLVEPPTIIGTVSEHLCATGITSFAISETQKFGHVTYFWNGNKSGYINKNLESYEEIPSDRIAFDLRPWMKAAEITDRVVEVIAQGRHRFIRLNLANGDMVGHTGVEPAIRIAVATVDTCLERILDAVAQAGGIAVVTADHGNADCMWTEKSGNRSPMVAHTLSPVPFIVKDFCGRNAIRLSQVPDPGLANVAATLCTLLGLVPPEGYEPSLVTVTSK, from the coding sequence ATGATCAAGACACCTCTCGCTCCCCTTCCCGGAGTTCAACACTGTTCCGGCCCCGTGGTCCTCGTGATCATGGATGGAGTCGGCCTTGGCCCTCGGGACGCCAGCGACGGCGTCTTCGTTTCCTACACGCCGGTTTTGGATGCGCTGCTGGGCGAACCGCTGATGGTCCGGCTCAAAGCGCATGGAACCGCGGTGGGGCTGCCTTCGGACGAGGATATGGGCAATTCCGAGGTAGGGCACAACGCCCTGGGCGCGGGGCAGATATTTCCCCAGGGTGCCCGACTGGTCAACGAGGCCATCGTCTCGGGCCGGGTCTTTGAGGGCGAGGCGTGGCGGCGTGTGATCCGGGCTGGCTTGGACGGAGGAACGGTGCATTTCATCGGCATGGTTTCCGACGGCAACGTGCACAGCCATATCGACCAACTCCACGCCCTGCTGGACGGCTGCGTCAGGGCCGGAGTGCGCCGGGTCCGGGTGCATGCCCTGCTGGACGGCCGGGACGTGGATCAGAAGAGCGCGCTGCGCTATATCGAACCCCTGGAAGCCCGCCTGGCCGGGCTGTCAACGGAGGGAAGGGACTACCGGATCGCCTCGGGCGGGGGCAGAATGGTCACGACCATGGACCGCTACAACGCCAACTGGCAGGTGGTGGAAAAGGGCTGGCAGGCCCATGTCCTGGGCCGGGGACGGGCATTTGGGTCGGCTTCGGAGGCCATTTCAGCCTATTACAAGGAAGACCCGAAGATGACCGACCAATACATGGACAGCTTCGTGATCGTGGATTCCGACGGGCCGGTGGGAACCATCGAGGACGGCGACGCCGTGGTCTTCTTCAACTTCCGCGGGGACCGGGCCATCGAGATTTCCCGGGCATTCGAAGAGGCGGACTTTGCTGAGTTCGACCGGGTCCGCCGTCCGAACGTGTTTTACGCCGGGATGATGCAGTACGACGGGGACGCCTTGATCCCCAAGAACTTCCTCGTGGAACCGCCGACCATCATCGGAACCGTCAGCGAGCACCTCTGCGCCACCGGGATCACGTCCTTCGCCATTTCGGAAACCCAGAAATTCGGCCACGTGACCTACTTCTGGAACGGCAACAAGTCCGGATACATCAATAAAAATCTCGAATCCTACGAGGAGATCCCCTCGGACAGGATCGCCTTTGACCTGCGGCCCTGGATGAAGGCCGCCGAGATCACGGACCGGGTCGTGGAGGTCATTGCCCAGGGCAGGCACCGCTTCATTCGCCTGAATCTGGCCAACGGCGACATGGTCGGCCACACCGGGGTGGAGCCGGCGATCCGGATCGCCGTGGCCACCGTGGATACCTGCCTGGAGCGGATCCTGGACGCGGTGGCCCAGGCCGGCGGGATCGCCGTGGTCACCGCGGACCACGGCAACGCGGACTGCATGTGGACCGAAAAAAGCGGTAACCGCTCCCCCATGGTCGCCCACACCTTGAGCCCGGTACCGTTCATCGTCAAGGATTTTTGCGGCCGCAACGCCATTCGCCTCTCCCAGGTCCCGGACCCCGGCCTGGCCAACGTCGCCGCGACCCTCTGCACCCTGCTGGGCCTCGTTCCGCCTGAAGGCTACGAGCCTTCCCTGGTGACCGTGACGTCGAAATAG
- a CDS encoding SH3 domain-containing protein, which translates to MSRMMSVQVQTGQLRSSPSFLAGIVGEVAYARQVQVLEERAGWARVAVSGTSLSGWMHGSALSSKRIVLQAGAEDVERAATTGEIALAGKGFNEEVEREFRSRNPNLDFRRIDQMQASSPTMAQIRRFAQEGQLRLA; encoded by the coding sequence ATGTCGCGAATGATGAGCGTTCAGGTCCAGACCGGGCAGCTCCGGTCTTCCCCGTCCTTTTTGGCCGGGATTGTCGGGGAGGTGGCGTATGCCCGGCAGGTTCAGGTGTTGGAAGAGCGGGCCGGATGGGCGCGGGTGGCTGTTTCCGGTACGTCGCTGTCCGGCTGGATGCACGGCTCGGCCTTGAGCAGCAAGCGGATCGTGCTCCAGGCCGGGGCCGAGGACGTGGAGCGGGCGGCCACCACCGGCGAGATCGCCCTGGCCGGGAAAGGATTCAATGAGGAGGTGGAACGGGAGTTCCGTTCCCGGAATCCGAACCTGGATTTTCGCAGGATCGATCAAATGCAGGCTTCAAGCCCGACCATGGCCCAGATCCGGCGATTCGCCCAGGAAGGGCAATTGCGCTTGGCCTAG
- a CDS encoding agmatine deiminase family protein produces the protein MTVRYRLPAEWEPHAATWLAWPHNARDWPGKFAPIRWVYAEIVRHLALSEPVRILVRSPEQEREVRNLLERSHADLGQVTFFPIPTNRVWTRDYCPAFVHVHDGQNKRTHAVRFGFNGWAKYPDHELDAAVPEHIARALDIPLTPLRHGDRTVVLEGGAIDGNGRGSLLTTEECLLDQQTQVRNLGLSREDLEATLLEYLGVTNVIWLGDGIAGDDTHGHVDDLCRFVNPTTVVLVQEDDPKDANYRALRENRERLESARLEDGSRPEVVALPMPAPLYFENTRLPASYANFYISNTTVIVPTFNDPQDRIALGILADLFPDRKVVGVHAVDLVWGFGTLHCLTHEQAAE, from the coding sequence ATGACCGTCCGATATCGCCTGCCCGCCGAGTGGGAGCCCCATGCGGCTACCTGGCTGGCCTGGCCGCACAATGCCCGGGACTGGCCGGGCAAATTCGCGCCCATTCGATGGGTGTACGCGGAAATCGTTCGCCATCTGGCCCTGTCCGAGCCGGTGCGGATTCTGGTCCGCTCCCCGGAGCAGGAGCGGGAAGTCCGCAATTTGCTGGAACGCTCCCATGCGGACCTGGGCCAGGTGACGTTTTTCCCCATACCCACGAACCGCGTCTGGACCCGTGACTATTGTCCGGCTTTTGTTCATGTCCACGACGGCCAGAACAAACGGACGCACGCCGTGCGTTTCGGCTTCAACGGCTGGGCCAAGTATCCGGACCATGAACTGGATGCCGCAGTGCCGGAACACATCGCCCGGGCCTTGGACATCCCCCTGACTCCGCTCCGCCACGGCGACCGGACGGTGGTCCTGGAGGGCGGAGCCATCGACGGCAACGGGCGGGGCTCGCTGCTGACCACCGAGGAATGCCTGTTGGACCAGCAAACCCAGGTCCGTAATCTCGGCCTGAGCCGCGAAGACCTGGAAGCGACCCTGCTTGAGTATCTGGGCGTGACCAACGTGATCTGGCTGGGGGACGGGATTGCCGGGGACGACACCCACGGCCACGTGGACGATCTGTGCCGGTTCGTGAATCCGACCACCGTGGTCCTGGTCCAGGAGGACGACCCCAAGGACGCCAACTACCGTGCCCTGCGGGAAAACCGCGAACGCCTGGAGTCGGCCCGGCTGGAAGACGGCTCCCGGCCCGAGGTCGTGGCCCTGCCCATGCCCGCGCCCCTGTACTTCGAGAACACCCGCCTCCCGGCCAGTTACGCCAATTTCTACATCAGCAACACCACGGTCATCGTGCCCACGTTCAACGACCCGCAGGACCGGATCGCTCTGGGCATCCTGGCCGACCTGTTCCCGGACCGGAAAGTGGTGGGCGTCCATGCCGTGGATCTGGTCTGGGGCTTCGGGACACTGCATTGCCTGACCCACGAACAAGCCGCGGAGTAA
- a CDS encoding type II toxin-antitoxin system VapC family toxin: MRLLIDTQIFIWTVIGSGFLCDQARRTMLEAERVCVSAASIWEIAIKTKIGKLEGNPHDFCKAIRQSGFQELFVTARHAATVHDLPLYHRDPFDRILVAQAICEELWLLTADKLLKQYSTRIITVPG; the protein is encoded by the coding sequence ATGCGGCTCTTGATCGATACCCAGATATTCATCTGGACGGTAATTGGAAGTGGGTTCTTGTGCGATCAGGCGCGTCGGACCATGCTTGAAGCGGAAAGAGTTTGCGTGTCTGCGGCATCAATCTGGGAAATCGCGATCAAAACGAAAATCGGCAAGTTAGAGGGCAACCCTCATGATTTTTGCAAGGCCATCCGGCAAAGTGGATTTCAAGAGCTTTTCGTAACCGCTCGCCATGCTGCAACCGTGCATGACTTGCCACTTTATCACCGGGATCCGTTTGACCGTATTCTTGTCGCACAAGCGATTTGTGAAGAATTGTGGTTGCTGACTGCCGATAAATTGCTGAAACAGTATTCAACGCGGATTATAACCGTTCCCGGATAG
- a CDS encoding M48 family metalloprotease, which translates to MNSWSRRDFLAWSGKAGLAGACAGPLLAGLLSGCKTAEIAADLGRAAGVLDEQQAQSVARVGTAIGRSFEDITPEQEYYIGRTVGATILESYKPYADQGANAYVNLVGTLVSLSSDMPETFGGYHFLILDSDEINAFAAPGGLIFITRGMLRGCATEDAVAAVLAHEVGHIQYRHGIQSIQRARLTSAFTILAAEGARTLGGADLAQLTDIFEESVSDVVNTLAVNGYSRSAEREADRAAAVILDRAGYDSAALVSMLEVMDTRLTPGGPDFARTHPSPASRIRDIRPSLPAARASDPALRQQRFLAALHRI; encoded by the coding sequence ATGAATTCTTGGTCCAGACGAGATTTTTTGGCGTGGTCGGGCAAGGCGGGATTGGCCGGGGCGTGCGCCGGGCCATTGCTGGCAGGGTTGCTGTCCGGGTGCAAGACTGCGGAAATTGCCGCGGATCTGGGGCGCGCGGCGGGGGTGTTGGACGAGCAGCAGGCTCAGTCCGTGGCCCGGGTGGGCACGGCCATCGGCCGGAGCTTCGAGGACATCACCCCGGAGCAGGAATACTACATCGGCCGGACCGTGGGGGCCACGATCCTGGAATCCTACAAGCCCTACGCCGACCAAGGGGCCAACGCCTACGTCAATCTGGTGGGCACCCTGGTCAGTCTGTCCTCGGACATGCCGGAGACCTTCGGCGGCTATCATTTCCTGATCCTGGACTCCGACGAGATCAACGCTTTTGCCGCGCCGGGCGGGCTGATCTTCATCACCCGGGGCATGCTGCGCGGCTGCGCCACCGAGGACGCGGTGGCCGCGGTCCTGGCCCATGAGGTCGGCCATATTCAGTACCGCCACGGCATTCAGTCCATTCAGCGGGCCCGCCTGACGTCGGCCTTTACCATCCTGGCCGCCGAAGGGGCGCGAACCCTGGGCGGCGCGGACCTGGCCCAGCTGACGGATATTTTCGAGGAATCCGTGTCGGACGTGGTGAACACCCTGGCGGTCAACGGCTACTCCCGATCCGCCGAGCGCGAAGCGGACCGGGCCGCGGCGGTGATTCTCGACCGCGCCGGATACGACAGCGCGGCCCTGGTGAGCATGCTGGAGGTCATGGACACGAGGCTGACTCCCGGCGGTCCGGACTTCGCCCGCACCCATCCCTCGCCCGCAAGCCGGATCCGGGACATCCGTCCGTCTCTGCCCGCGGCTCGGGCCTCGGACCCGGCCCTGCGGCAGCAGCGCTTTCTGGCCGCTCTGCATCGGATTTAG
- a CDS encoding glycosyltransferase family 2 protein: MTTPLAPPISVTILTRDAQRLLAECLRAVSGFPDVVVLDNGSTDATLDIAATFANVRVFQEPFTGFGPLHNRASELAAHDWILSIDSDEIVTPELFAEITSQALDPGCVYSFSMENYFNGKRITTCGWHPDRHVRLFHRRRTRFTDAAVHEGVITASLREIRLNHPVRHYSYARVADFLTKMQRYTDQFAAQHAGKKSSSPLKAALRGGFAFFKSYLLQRGFLQGYEGLLISAYNGHTAFYKYLKLYEANQRARRPDVP, translated from the coding sequence ATGACCACTCCCCTCGCCCCGCCCATCAGCGTCACCATCCTGACCAGGGACGCCCAGCGCCTGCTCGCCGAATGCCTGCGGGCCGTTTCCGGCTTTCCGGACGTAGTCGTCCTGGACAACGGCTCCACCGACGCCACCCTGGACATCGCCGCGACCTTCGCCAATGTCCGCGTTTTCCAGGAGCCCTTCACGGGCTTCGGCCCCCTGCACAACCGGGCCTCGGAACTGGCCGCCCACGACTGGATTCTGTCCATCGACAGCGACGAGATCGTCACCCCGGAACTCTTCGCCGAGATCACGTCTCAAGCCCTGGACCCGGGCTGCGTCTACTCCTTTTCCATGGAAAACTACTTCAACGGCAAGCGCATCACCACCTGCGGCTGGCATCCGGACCGCCACGTCCGGCTGTTCCATCGCCGGCGGACCCGGTTCACGGACGCGGCAGTACATGAAGGCGTGATCACCGCCAGCCTGCGCGAGATCCGTCTCAATCATCCGGTCCGGCACTACTCCTACGCCCGCGTCGCGGACTTCCTGACCAAGATGCAGCGCTACACCGACCAGTTCGCGGCCCAGCATGCCGGAAAAAAATCCTCCAGCCCCCTGAAGGCCGCGCTTCGCGGCGGTTTCGCCTTTTTCAAGTCCTACCTGCTCCAGCGCGGGTTTCTCCAAGGCTACGAAGGCCTGCTCATCTCGGCCTACAACGGCCACACCGCGTTTTACAAGTATCTCAAGCTGTACGAGGCCAACCAGCGTGCTCGCCGTCCTGATGTACCATGA
- the lipB gene encoding lipoyl(octanoyl) transferase LipB translates to MPDPRTSRGVTSGRDHPAVVTGNPTGAVPSAVYRADRSLIVQELGIRPYDQALDIQAEAVRDVAIGGAERLLVLEHSPVITLGRNSGAEHLLVSPKILAQRGIQLVHAARGGSVTCHFPGQLVIYPILRLNQRPGGLRRLVFDLEEAVIRTLTPYGLPAVRQSGRPGVWIRDRKIASIGLALKHWVTFHGLALNVTRNTSLFDLITPCGLSGVRVTSVHGELGREKPKMAEVKEALVAALREKLA, encoded by the coding sequence TTGCCTGACCCACGAACAAGCCGCGGAGTAACCTCCGGGCGAGATCATCCCGCCGTGGTCACCGGCAATCCGACGGGCGCCGTTCCTTCCGCCGTTTACCGGGCGGACCGGAGCCTGATCGTCCAGGAATTGGGCATCAGGCCCTATGACCAAGCCCTGGACATCCAGGCCGAGGCCGTGCGGGACGTGGCGATCGGAGGAGCGGAGCGGCTCTTGGTGCTGGAGCATTCGCCGGTAATCACCCTGGGTCGCAACAGCGGCGCGGAACACCTGCTCGTTTCCCCGAAAATTCTGGCCCAGCGCGGCATCCAACTCGTCCACGCGGCCCGCGGAGGCAGTGTGACCTGCCACTTCCCCGGCCAACTCGTGATCTACCCCATCCTGCGCCTGAACCAGCGCCCCGGAGGACTGCGCCGTCTCGTCTTCGACCTGGAGGAAGCCGTGATCCGGACCCTGACGCCCTACGGCCTGCCCGCCGTCCGCCAGTCCGGCCGCCCCGGAGTCTGGATCCGGGACCGCAAAATCGCCTCCATCGGCCTGGCCCTCAAACACTGGGTCACGTTCCACGGCCTGGCCCTGAACGTGACCCGGAACACCAGCCTGTTCGACCTGATCACCCCCTGCGGCCTGTCCGGGGTCCGGGTCACCTCGGTCCATGGCGAGTTGGGACGCGAGAAACCGAAGATGGCCGAGGTGAAGGAAGCCCTGGTCGCCGCTTTGCGGGAAAAGCTTGCATAG
- a CDS encoding type II toxin-antitoxin system Phd/YefM family antitoxin, with protein sequence MTTVTVTDHDFSNNFSMFLEDVQKGKEIVISVSGKPMARLVPFASDENTIRFGVLRGKVRIAEDFDAPLPDEVLDAFEGRVCGS encoded by the coding sequence ATGACGACGGTCACTGTCACGGATCATGATTTTTCCAACAATTTTTCGATGTTTCTTGAAGACGTTCAGAAAGGAAAAGAGATTGTGATTTCCGTCTCAGGGAAGCCAATGGCTCGACTGGTTCCGTTTGCCAGTGACGAGAATACGATCCGCTTTGGTGTGTTGCGCGGCAAGGTTCGTATCGCCGAAGATTTTGACGCCCCCTTGCCGGACGAGGTTCTCGACGCATTCGAAGGTCGAGTATGCGGCTCTTGA